One window from the genome of Paenibacillus azoreducens encodes:
- a CDS encoding YneF family protein, whose amino-acid sequence MQYVIPVITLIVGLVGGFFIGAFYLRKQMEKMQSDPEMLQKVAKQMGYNLNNRQMQKAQQMMKNNPQLPGKKKPGGGKRK is encoded by the coding sequence ATGCAATATGTCATTCCTGTGATTACGCTGATTGTCGGCTTGGTCGGGGGCTTTTTTATCGGCGCGTTTTATTTGCGCAAGCAAATGGAGAAAATGCAAAGTGACCCGGAAATGCTTCAAAAAGTGGCCAAACAGATGGGGTATAACCTGAACAACCGGCAAATGCAGAAAGCGCAGCAAATGATGAAAAACAACCCGCAGCTTCCGGGTAAAAAGAAACCGGGCGGCGGCAAGCGCAAGTAA
- the folE gene encoding GTP cyclohydrolase I FolE, translated as MAGVKDYANTKVQQNREQIEHHIGQILKLIGEDPQREGLLDTPARVARMCEEIFAGYEVDPRDVLGVTFDENHEELVIVKDIVYYSQCEHHMAPFFGKVHIGYIPSGKIAGLSKLARLVEAVTRRLQVQERITSQIADIMVEVLQPHGVMVVVEGEHLCMCSRGVKKPGSKTVTSAVRGVFREEAASRAEFLSLIKE; from the coding sequence GTGGCTGGCGTTAAAGATTACGCAAATACCAAGGTTCAACAGAATCGCGAACAAATTGAACATCATATAGGGCAGATTTTGAAGCTGATTGGCGAAGATCCGCAGCGCGAAGGGCTGCTTGACACGCCTGCGCGTGTTGCGCGGATGTGTGAAGAAATTTTTGCAGGATATGAGGTTGATCCGAGGGATGTGCTGGGCGTTACCTTTGACGAAAACCATGAAGAACTGGTTATCGTTAAAGATATCGTGTATTACAGCCAATGCGAGCATCATATGGCGCCGTTTTTCGGCAAAGTCCATATCGGTTACATCCCGAGCGGTAAAATCGCCGGTTTGAGCAAGCTGGCTCGTTTGGTCGAAGCGGTAACACGCCGCCTGCAGGTTCAGGAGCGCATCACGTCGCAAATCGCCGACATTATGGTGGAGGTTCTGCAGCCTCACGGCGTTATGGTCGTGGTGGAAGGCGAGCATCTGTGCATGTGTTCCCGCGGCGTAAAAAAACCGGGCAGCAAAACAGTGACTTCTGCGGTACGCGGTGTTTTCCGTGAAGAGGCCGCTTCCAGGGCCGAATTTTTATCCCTGATCAAAGAGTAG
- a CDS encoding HD-GYP domain-containing protein has translation MRYVSIDNVEPGQFLGKTIYSGNGTVLLSGGVQLTVYMISTLNRIGVTMLYIQDPLYEDVETDDMLSEATKQGIIQEMSSAFEAIRSGKEWNTQMIGTSVENLLQDVIGNKELLVQLTDIQTSDNSQYIHAMNVCLLSSVMGINMGLNYQQLKELASGALLHDIGKSGMTEEDEILPGLRTHHTWRGFEKLKNKREFGLLVAHVALQHHERVDGAGLPRGLAGDEIHLYAKIVSAADTYDRLIHPALPEEKALLPHEACEEMMAMSEKQLDYEVLLQFNRIISIYPNGTAVRLSTRETGVVVRQHRGLPGRPVVRIVRGEAGNFDVKELDLAQETTVFIEAVLT, from the coding sequence ATGAGATATGTAAGTATAGATAATGTAGAACCTGGACAGTTTCTGGGCAAAACGATATACTCCGGCAACGGTACAGTCCTTTTGTCGGGAGGGGTTCAACTGACGGTGTATATGATCAGTACGTTGAACCGGATCGGCGTTACCATGTTATATATTCAGGATCCGCTGTATGAAGATGTAGAGACGGATGACATGCTGAGCGAAGCCACCAAACAGGGAATCATCCAGGAAATGAGCAGTGCGTTTGAGGCGATTCGCTCGGGCAAGGAATGGAATACCCAGATGATCGGCACCAGTGTCGAGAATTTGCTTCAGGACGTGATCGGCAATAAGGAACTGCTGGTTCAGTTGACGGATATACAAACAAGCGACAACAGCCAATACATTCATGCCATGAATGTATGCTTGCTGTCTTCCGTCATGGGGATCAATATGGGGCTTAACTATCAGCAGCTGAAGGAGCTGGCGTCAGGTGCCCTGCTTCATGACATCGGAAAAAGCGGCATGACCGAAGAGGATGAAATTTTGCCTGGTCTCAGAACTCACCATACGTGGAGAGGTTTTGAGAAGCTGAAAAACAAAAGGGAATTTGGTCTTCTGGTCGCCCATGTCGCGCTGCAGCATCATGAACGGGTCGACGGCGCCGGGCTTCCACGGGGACTTGCGGGCGATGAGATTCATTTATATGCCAAAATCGTATCGGCAGCCGATACGTATGACCGTTTAATTCACCCGGCTCTCCCTGAGGAAAAAGCGCTTTTGCCGCATGAGGCTTGCGAAGAAATGATGGCTATGTCGGAAAAGCAGCTGGATTACGAAGTGCTTCTGCAATTTAACCGGATTATTTCCATCTATCCCAATGGCACGGCCGTCCGTTTGTCCACTAGGGAAACAGGGGTTGTCGTGCGGCAGCACCGCGGGCTTCCCGGCCGTCCTGTGGTCAGGATCGTACGCGGCGAAGCGGGGAATTTCGATGTCAAGGAACTGGATCTGGCGCAGGAAACGACCGTTTTTATCGAGGCGGTTTTAACGTAG